A single genomic interval of Penicillium psychrofluorescens genome assembly, chromosome: 2 harbors:
- a CDS encoding uncharacterized protein (ID:PFLUO_003232-T1.cds;~source:funannotate) — MQLPGAKFHIFTSPKTAFFIFTKPRDFICEPVVASMMSNALELDGVDYEKFDVPISPHRKSPTFTPAQQESFVFVTRNHSLYLKHLSGKALDPVMELYLDSFLAVIQQSLPTGKTPEPRAIRLHETLQKLVFDASCVTFFGRRIFRICPQIWEHWRSFNEASYIGVRSRASFYLRPWTLGGRRRLLQAFDRWVDTDLEPWEDNREMWSEKWGVKLNWERERMSRDHEMTIRGRSCVHVSFLWV; from the exons ATGCAG CTTCCCGGGGCAAAGTTTCACATCTTTACTTCGCCCAAGACTGCTTTCTTCATTTTCACCAAGCCCAGGGACTTTATCTGCGAGCCGGTAGTGGCGTCCATGATGAGCAACGCCCTGGAACTAGATGGTGTGGATTATGAGAAATTCGACGTTCCGATCTCGCCGCATCGCAAGTCGCCCACCTTCACTCCAGCCCAGCAGGAATCATTCGTTTTTGTGACTCGGAACCATTCACTGTATCTCAAACACCTGTCGGGAAAGGCCTTGGATCCTGTCATGGAACTCTATCTGGATAGCTTTCTTGCGGTCATCCAGCAGAGCCTGCCTACTGGGAAAACACCTGAGCCTCGCGCTATTCGGCTACATGAGACCCTGCAAAAATTGGTATTTGACGCATCTTGCGTGACCTTTTTTGGACGTCGCATCTTCCGAATTTGCCCGCAAATCTGGGAACATTGGCGATCTTTTAACGAAGCCTCATATATCGGAGTGCGTTCGCGCGCCTCGTTTTACCTACGACCGTGGACACTTGGGGGCAGACGACGCTTACTACAAGCATTTGATAGATGGGTCGATACCGACTTGGAGCCCTGGGAAGACAACCGAGAGATGTGGAGCGAAAAATGGGGCGTGAAACTGAATTGGGAGCGGGAGCGAATGTCGCGCGATCATGAAATGACGATACGGGGAAGGTCGTGCGTGCATGTGTCTTTTCTTTGGGTGTAA
- a CDS encoding uncharacterized protein (ID:PFLUO_003237-T1.cds;~source:funannotate): MAGCVRYLAESHRLARYSYTDFNYCTSAAIIVIINEIVDSHPCYHSAISVILRSMEFLASGARNAKKCLRLIQNLRALIATIKRERPLTSLAVSSNTDVSGYEKWEHWMAEAVDRASGSSFGSNSTYNANSGLLDSNESGSAQSNPTRNDHYQGAPMESTQYRNLDVQDGFGKLNRRTIVPAGAINSTVKTVVTTDTSEQQIWENNVAYASLLSWFDDFNMLGLGDFPSLVFPECE; this comes from the coding sequence CAGAAAGTCACCGGCTTGCTCGCTACTCCTATACGGATTTCAATTATTGTACATCCGCTGCTATCATCGTTATCATCAACGAGATCGTCGATAGCCATCCATGCTATCATTCCGCCATCTCCGTGATTCTCCGATCCATGGAATTCTTGGCTTCTGGAGCCCGCAATGCAAAGAAATGTCTCAGACTAATCCAGAATCTTCGAGCCTTAATAGCAACTATCAAGAGGGAACGGCCATTGACATCCCTCGCTGTCTCATCGAATACCGACGTGTCTGGGTACGAGAAATGGGAACATTGGATGGCAGAGGCAGTAGATCGTGCCAGTGGCAGCAGCTTTGGATCTAACAGCACATACAACGCGAATAGCGGCCTTCTGGACTCCAATGAAAGCGGCTCTGCTCAGAGTAATCCAACTCGGAATGATCATTACCAGGGAGCCCCCATGGAAAGCACCCAATATCGGAACCTTGACGTGCAAGATGGATTTGGGAAATTAAATCGAAGAACTATCGTGCCTGCGGGAGCCATCAATTCTACTGTCAAGACTGTCGTGACGACAGACACATCTGAGCAGCAGATCTGGGAAAATAATGTGGCGTACGCATCACTCCTCAGTTGGTTCGATGACTTTAATATGTTAGGACTGGGTGATTTTCCAAGTTTGGTGTTTCCAGAATGCGAGTGA
- a CDS encoding uncharacterized protein (ID:PFLUO_003236-T1.cds;~source:funannotate) yields the protein MTSNGATSNRTPAYGRRNFVDAIDEIALNDPSRPVVYIPRSSDPKDGWDEVSFRQYANAINRFAHWIVQQAGRAKDGEYPTVAYIGPNDVRYLVVLAASIKAGYKSFDEIRSKPAFVLHTSGSTGIPKPIICRHGILCLADAYHRRPDFAGYSHIMKAFSGMAGKILCTTPLFHALGLYFFISLSIFWGTPLLLPVADQAVTPDAICSFIEHSGADAAVVAPSILADMSHAKTDIEVLKKLSFVACGGGSLEAEAGDQLVKAGVTLANIISTTEYGVYPIYFQPDMKLWKYFVFDDETFGSDYRPIGDDIFEHVIVRRDKDPGMQGVFYTFPELDEYHTKDLYRPHPTASYLWLHTGRADDVIVFSNGEKLNPVTIESIVGAHPALTRVIVVGQGKFQAGIFLEPLQFPNDDAEAQALIDRVWPIIDQVNKQTVAHGRIARRLVKISDPARPVPSSAKGSLQRGAFLKIYKDDIEALYNRNNGDSVPEISLETENALLDSLHKVVVSSFGVEKIEPDTDFFAAGIDSLGIINLGKLIGDGLRHAMVPEDRSTITTRAIYGNPSLRKLARHLFAQISQDTTVTNGIDGVEAAKAALEKYSIDSINGSIPKKPSPKDEGQTIILTGSTGSLGSYLLDLLENSNSVSDIVCLNRGADGGRQKQKQSSEERGLQADFPKTEFLQADLSHANLGLDLAVYERLSSSVDRIIHNAWPVNFNLSVESFVPSIRGVRGLVEFSFHAGKRAPIIFVSSVGTADRWAGPGPVPESPLTDLSLASMGYGQSKFVGDLILQQATEKLEVPTAVIRVGQIAGPRSEKGIWNRQEWLPTIVSSSAVLGQLPTDLGTNDTVDWIPVEDVAKIILEIAGILSHHPLSAICGYFHIVNPAHEQWKDLAGAVKSFYEQQGRKLEFVDVATWVKIVEASASKGTDIPAVKLLDTYKALVAGETHFTGFSTTKTRGMSKTLDQMSPISADMMKMWCEQWRF from the exons ATGACCTCCAACGGTGCCACGAGCAACCGAACGCCTGCTTATGGGCGGCGCAACTTTGTTGACGCGATCGATGAAATCGCATTGAACGACCCATCCCGGCCTGTCGTTTATATTCCTCGCTCTTCGGATCCAaaagatggatgggatgaagTGAGCTTTAGACAATACGCCAACGCCATCAACCGCTTTGCTCACTGGATCGTCCAACAAGCCGGGCGTGCCAAGGACGGGGAGTACCCCACAGTCGCCTATATCGGCCCTAACGATGTACGATACTTAGTTGTGTTGGCAGCATCTATCAAGGCCGGATACAAG TCATTCGACGAGATTCGTAGCAAGCCGGCTTTTGTTTTACACACAAGCGGCAGCACTGGAATCCCCAAGCCAATTATCTGCCGTCATGGTATTCTCTGTCTGGCCGATGCATACCACCGGCGGCCCGATTTCGCCGGATACTCTCATATTATGAAGGCTTTCTCGGGGATGGCGGGCAAGATCTTGTGTACAA CGCCCTTGTTCCATGCCCTTGGCCTTTACTTCTTCATCAGTCTTTCCATCTTCTGGGGCACTCCGCTGCTACTCCCAGTTGCAGACCAAGCGGTGACTCCAGATGCTATCTGCTCTTTCATCGAGCATTCTGGAGCTGATGCTGCCGTCGTCGCCCCCTCCATTCTCGCAGACATGAGTCACGCGAAGACGGACATCGAAGTACTTAAGAAGCTCTCTTTTGTAGcttgtggtggaggaagtTTAGAAGCTGAGGCCGGTGATCAACTTGTCAAGGCAGGAGTAACACTCGCCAATATAATTTCAACCACAGA ATATGGAGTGTACCCAATTTATTTCCAACCGGACATGAAACTGTGGAAATATTTCGTCTTCGACGATGAAACCTTTGGCTCCGATTATCGTCCTATCGGCGACGATATCTTTGAACATGTCATCGTTCGTCGCGACAAAGATCCTGGCATGCAGGGCGTCTTCTACACTTTCCCCGAACTCGACGAATACCATACCAAGGATCTTTATCGACCTCACCCGACTGCTTCTTATCTTTGGCTCCATACGGGACGCGCAGACGATGTGATCGTATTTTCCAACGGCGAAAAGTTGAACCCTGTTACCATCGAATCCATCGTTGGCGCTCATCCCGCGCTCACACGGGTAATAGTGGTCGGCCAAGGGAAGTTTCAGGCTGGTATCTTCCTTGAGCCGCTTCAATTCCCCAatgacgacgccgaggcTCAAGCCCTTATCGATAGAGTCTGGCCTATCATTGACCAGGTGAATAAACAGACAGTGGCCCATGGACGGATTGCGCGACGTTTGGTTAAGATCTCTGATCCTGCAAGGCCGGTGCCCTCTTCTGCTAAGGGTTCTCTTCAGCGGGGTGCATTCTTGAAGATTTATAAGGACGATATCGAAGCTCTGTACAACAGAAACAATGGAGACAGTGTACCGGAGATTTCTCTTGAGACCGAAAATGCTCTTCTGGATTCCCTTCACAAGGTCGTCGTTTCATCGTTTGGTGTTGAGAAAATTGAGCCCGACACGGATTTCTTTGCAGCTGGTATCGATTCACTCGGAATCATCAACCTTGGAAAGCTTATTGGAGATGGCCTCCGACATGCCATGGTGCCTGAAGACCGCTCTACTATCACAACTCGAGCGATCTATGGCAACCCATCCCTGCGAAAGCTCGCTCGGCATCTCTTTGCCCAAATTTCTCAAGATACCACTGTTACCAATGGCATAGATGGAGTCGAAGCAGCAAAGGCAGCTTTGGAAAAGTACAGCATTGACTCCATCAATGGCAGCATTCCCAAAAAACCGTCGCCCAAAGATGAAGGACAGACAATCATCCTTACTGGCTCGACAGGAAGTCTCGGTTCATACCTCCTGGACCTCCTGGAGAATAGCAACTCTGTCTCAGATATCGTTTGCCTCAACCGAGGCGCCGATGGCGGTCggcaaaagcaaaagcaatCCAGCGAAGAGCGCGGTCTCCAGGCCGACTTCCCGAAGACTGAATTCCTGCAGGCAGATCTATCGCACGCAAACCTTGGACTGGATCTTGCCGTTTACGAGCGTCTTTCATCCTCGGTAGACCGCATCATCCACAACGCCTGGCCAGTCAACTTCAACCTATCTGTCGAGTCCTTTGTGCCTAGTATCCGTGGTGTTCGGGGTCTGGTAGAGTTCTCTTTCCACGCTGGGAAGCGGGCACCAATCATTTTCGTATCTTCCGTTGGCACCGCCGACCGTTGGGCCGGACCTGGTCCAGTTCCCGAGTCTCCTCTGACCGATCTAAGCCTTGCTTCAATGGGATATGGCCAATCCAAATTTGTTGGTGACTTGATTCTCCAGCAAGCAACAGAGAAGCTTGAGGTTCCCACTGCAGTGATTCGTGTAGGTCAGATCGCCGGTCCCCGGAGCGAAAAGGGCATTTGGAATAGGCAGGAGTGGCTTCCTACTATTGTTTCTTCATCAGCGGTCTTGGGTCAGCTGCCTACTGATCTCGGCACAAATGACACAGTCGACTGGATTCCGGTGGAGGATGTTGCAAAAATAATACTGGAAATTGCTGGGATATTATCTCATCACCCACTATCAGCGATCTGTGGCTATTTCCATATTGTCAACCCAGCCCATGAACAGTGGAAAGATCTTGCCGGGGCTGTGAAGAGCTTCTATGAGCAACAAGGGCGCAAGCTTGAGTTTGTGGATGTGGCCACCTGGGTCAAGATAGTTGAGGCCAGTGCTTCAAAAGGAACCGATATCCCGGCCGTGAAGCTCTTGGATACCTACAAAGCGCTTGTGGCTGGTGAGACCCATTTTACGGGGTTCTCTACAACAAAGACGAGAGGTATGAGTAAGACACTGGATCAAATGAGTCCTATTAGTGCAGATATGATGAAAATGTGGTGCGAGCAATGGAGATTCTAG
- a CDS encoding uncharacterized protein (ID:PFLUO_003235-T1.cds;~source:funannotate) has translation MPTALESTSVGADVLEYIYGPGQTERQLWISDFIKIVDPWMPYIPISELHTRLLNESKQLKGEDILLLACIKLNTEPCPEGQPVNKQYLAVKSTFVSAEIYGTLSIRLLQASLLLLLYEHGHGIYPSAYTTLGVCARYLGALDIETGPYAGDWMDGEQRRRLWWVVYVMER, from the coding sequence ATGCCCACTGCGCTGGAGAGCACCTCGGTGGGAGCTGACGTATTGGAATATATCTACGGCCCTGGCCAAACCGAGCGACAGCTATGGATCTCTGATTTCATCAAAATTGTTGATCCCTGGATGCCATATATTCCTATCAGTGAGCTCCACACGAGGCTATTGAATGAAAGCAAGCAGTTAAAGGGAGAGGACATACTTTTGCTTGCGTGCATCAAGTTGAATACCGAGCCATGCCCAGAGGGTCAACCTGTGAACAAGCAGTATCTCGCCGTCAAGTCAACTTTCGTTAGCGCGGAGATCTACGGTACACTCTCTATCAGACTTTTGCAGGCTTCTCTCTTGCTTCTTCTCTATGAGCATGGTCATGGCATCTACCCCTCTGCCTATACGACTCTGGGCGTCTGTGCTCGGTACCTGGGAGCTCTGGACATAGAAACGGGCCCATATGCAGGTgattggatggatggcgagCAACGAAGACGACTATGGTGGGTTGTCTATGTCATGGAGCGGTAG
- a CDS encoding uncharacterized protein (ID:PFLUO_003234-T1.cds;~source:funannotate) has product MKQWLYFQMSGQGPYYGQAAWFTYRHTEFLPSAIDRYRQEVQRVIGVLDAALTHRPYLIGERCTIADLAFITWDLMVPGICEEADFMATLSEDFPHWTAWHNRLLERPAVKRALKKKQEALDQAGTGVIPTALGRSSTVGSSIYIGN; this is encoded by the exons ATGAAGCAGTGGCTGTACTTCCAAATGTCCGGCCAGGGTCCCTATTACGGACAAG CTGCCTGGTTCACTTACCGCCACACCGAATTCTTGCCCTCCGCTATTGATCGTTACCGCCAAGAGGTTCAACGGGTGATTGGAGTCCTGGACGCCGCTCTAACACATAGGCCATACCTCATCGGCGAGAGGTGTACCATTGCCGATCTAGCATTTATAACCTGGGATTTGATGGTGCCGGGAATCTGCGAGGAAGCAGACTTTATGGCAACGCTGAGCGAGGACTTCCCTCACTGGACCGCGTGGCATAATCGATTATTGGAAAGGCCTGCCGTAAAGCGAGCACTAAAAAAGAAGCAAGAGGCATTAGACCAGGCAGGAACTGGGGTCATTCCGACAGCCCTGGGAAGAAGTAGCACCGTCGGGTCTTCTATCTACATAGGAAACTAG
- a CDS encoding uncharacterized protein (ID:PFLUO_003233-T1.cds;~source:funannotate): MLAWLISALLAHQEVLERFRAIVETFMTLDKASSFDSASFCADPFIQAVWKEALRLGVSSSAARVVTRQTEIEGYIVKPGSVILIPTRVLHFDENVFTQPDQFNPWRWINEQTEKDGNPLPAVSADQLKKQNDSFRPFGGGTGVCSGRFIAEREVLMAAAVLLHRFDFLVQPGQQIAQPNLNPRALGAMYPLVDPNVTVRSRR, translated from the coding sequence ATGCTTGCCTGGCTGATCAGCGCGCTATTGGCACACCAGGAGGTTCTTGAACGTTTTCGGGCTATTGTGGAAACTTTTATGACCCTCGATAAAGCCAGCAGCTTTGATTCGGCGAGTTTCTGTGCCGATCCTTTCATTCAGGCTGTCTGGAAAGAGGCGCTCAGACTCGGcgtcagcagcagcgccgcacGCGTCGTCACGCGGCAGACCGAGATCGAGGGATATATCGTGAAGCCTGGTAGTGTTATTCTTATCCCCACGCGCGTCCTCCACTTTGACGAGAACGTGTTCACCCAACCGGACCAATTTAACCCGTGGCGATGGATAAACGAGCAAACCGAAAAAGACGGCAATCCACTTCCTGCGGTGTCAGCCGACCAACTGAAGAAGCAAAACGACAGCTTTCGACCTTTTGGGGGCGGCACGGGAGTCTGCTCCGGGCGATTCATCGCCGAGCGTGAAGTGTTGATGGCCGCAGCTGTGCTTCTGCATCGCTTTGACTTTTTGGTGCAGCCGGGCCAGCAAATCGCGCAGCCGAATCTGAATCCAAGAGCGCTGGGAGCTATGTATCCATTGGTGGATCCCAATGTCACCGTGCGTAGCCGTCGGTGA